A genomic segment from Nematostella vectensis chromosome 6, jaNemVect1.1, whole genome shotgun sequence encodes:
- the LOC5520974 gene encoding pyridoxal phosphate homeostasis protein produces the protein MKKLMAVDNIGLALKTVLQKINEVAEKRPENLQKLVPRLVAVSKTKPIECIIEAYNNGQRHFGENYVQELVGKSNDPRLRNLVGLRWHFIGHLQRNKCNNLVGVPNLYMVETVDSEKLAATLNNSWGKFPNREPLKVMVEVNTSEEKSKKGCLPAEATQLTEFVFNECPHLRLSGLMTIGQYNYDWEKHGPNPDFLRLIRCREEICGKLNLPLERFELSMGMSSDYEKAITMGSTNVRVGSTIFGVREPKLPAKASNPPTTSAESSGKEVDEKKPNQNGTTDMLQENKDFVNQFSALDVCI, from the exons ATGAAAAAGCTCATGGCGGTAGACAACATAGGGTTAGCGCTTAAAACTGTCCTTCAAAAGATAAATGAAGTCGCAGAGAAGCGACCAGAG AATCTTCAAAAATTGGTACCACGTTTGGTTGCTGTTAGCAAAACCAAGCCGATCGAATGCATCATTGAAGCCTATAATAACGGGCAAAGACATTTTGGCGAAAACTAC GTACAGGAACTAGTTGGGAAATCAAATGACCCTCGG CTGAGAAATTTGGTAGGATTGAGATGGCATTTTATTGGTCATctacaaagaaacaaatgcaaTAATTTAGTTG GTGTCCCTAATTTGTACATGGTAGAGACTGTGGATAGTGAGAAGCTAGCAGCAACACTGAATAACTCTTGGGGTAAATTTCCAAACCGTGAGCCGCTCAAGGTCATGGTGGAGGTCAATACCAGTGAAGAGAAGT CTAAGAAAGGCTGCCTACCAGCAGAGGCAACACAGTTGACAGAGTTTGTGTTTAATGAATGCCCTCATCTTCGGCTATCAGGGCTCATGACCATTGGCCAGTATAACTACGACTGGGAAAAGCATGGCCCAAATCCAGATTTCCTG CGACTAATCAGATGCAGGGAGGAAATCTGTGGTAAACTGAATCTGCCCCTTGAAAGATTTGAACTGAGTATGGGAATGTCAAGTGACTATGAGAAGGCA ATAACTATGGGTAGTACAAATGTGAGAGTTGGAAGTACCATCTTTGGTGTCAGGGAACCTAAACTTCCAGCAAAAGCATCAAACCCGCCTACTACATCGGCAGAAAGCTCTGGCAAAGAAGTGGATGAGAAGAAACCCAACCAAAATGGAACCACTGATATGttgcaagaaaataaagacTTCGTCAATCAATTTTCTGCACTTGATGTGTGCATATAG
- the LOC116604149 gene encoding testis-expressed protein 36, which translates to MTKGRTFVPTKDREGNWFQTRGWPRTFPVPAPKQTISATTLPCPRKFEEKAETPYRNFRFSKHDNRHTLQDHGVYFGNGLGKKKTPEKSQHYSNNMITWSMNNNNQSNYMTSFRGQSADGATSRRFPRIHPEPKPGTAPLQTSTTNWFMPPQVPYRTPLNVLAITQEPLLPSNSWTYSYRPIWS; encoded by the exons ATGACCAAGGGGAGAACATTTGTACCAACGAAGGATAGAGAAGGGAATTGG TTTCAAACCAGAGGATGGCCTAGAACTTTCCCCGTACCAGCGCCCAAACAAACCATTTCCGCAACAACGCTACCATGTCCAAGAAAGTTTGAAGAAAAAGCAGAG ACTCCATATCGAAATTTCCGGTTTTCCAAGCACGACAACAGACACACATTACAGGATCACGGCGTTTATTTTGGGAAT GGGCTTGGTAAAAAGAAAACCCCTGAGAAGTCACAGCATTACTCAAACAATATGATAACCTGGAGTATGAATAATAACAATCAGTCCAACTACATGACATCATTCAGAGGCCAAAGTGCAGATGGAGCTACTAGTAGGAGATTCCCAAGAATACATCCAGAGCCAAAGCCGGGCACAGCACCTCTTCAGACATCGACAACCAACTGGTTTATGCCACCACAAGTTCCGTACCGGACACCATTAAATGTTCTAGCAATTACACAGGAACCATTACTACCTTCAAACAGTTGGACCTACTCTTATAGGCCAATCTGGTCATAA